The genomic DNA GCCCAATGCCACGCCACCGGCCTCGCCCCGGCCCAGCTCATGGCCGCCAACGAAGCGCACTGGCGCAGCGCCGCCGAAGTGCGCCGCCAGCTCATGGCCATCTGGCAGACCATGGCCGGCGCCGTGCAGCGCGGCTGCGCCGCCACTGGCCAGCTCCCCGGCCCCCTGCAGGTGCGCCGCCGCGCCGCCGAGCTGCACAAAAACCTCAGCAGCCACCCCGAGGCCGCGCTGCGCGACCCGCTCGCCATGCTCGACTGGGTCAACCTGTATGCCATGGCCGTCAACGAAGAAAACGCCGCCGGCGGCCGCGTGGTGACCGCGCCCACCAACGGCGCGGCGGGCGTCATCCCCGCCGTGCTGCACTACTACGTCAACTTTCTGCAGGGCGCCAAAGAGGCCAAGGAGGACGGCATCGCCACCTTCTTGCTCACCGCTGGCGCCATCGGCATCATCTACAAAGAAAACGCATCCCTGTCCGGCGCCGAGGTGGGCTGCCAGGGCGAGGTGGGCGTGGCCTGCTCCATGGCCGCCGGCGCCCTGGCGGCCGTGATGGGCGGCACGCCCGAGCAAATCGAGAACGCCGCCGAGATCGGCATGGAGCACAACCTGGGCATGACCTGCGACCCCGTGGGCGGCCTGGTGCAAATCCCCTGCATCGAGCGCAACGCCATGGGCGCCATCAAGGCCATCAACGCCGCCCGCATGGCCCTGCGCGGCGACGGCCAGCATGTGGTCTCGCTCGACAAGGTCATCAAAACCATGATGCAGACCGGCGCCG from Acidovorax sp. T1 includes the following:
- a CDS encoding L-serine ammonia-lyase, with amino-acid sequence MSTPTTPTTSVSVFDLFKIGIGPSSSHTVGPMIAARQFACHLQATLGLAAVHGVTVELFGSLSATGVGHGTDRAVLLGLAGHEPDRIDPAQIAPTIAQIRSSGALALLGERTVPFIEKDHLLFRRKSLPLHPNGLCFHSFDAQGHEIATREYYSVGGGFVIDAAGQRVLNTAATAQPDAAGHGQGLPHPFRTGAELLAQCHATGLAPAQLMAANEAHWRSAAEVRRQLMAIWQTMAGAVQRGCAATGQLPGPLQVRRRAAELHKNLSSHPEAALRDPLAMLDWVNLYAMAVNEENAAGGRVVTAPTNGAAGVIPAVLHYYVNFLQGAKEAKEDGIATFLLTAGAIGIIYKENASLSGAEVGCQGEVGVACSMAAGALAAVMGGTPEQIENAAEIGMEHNLGMTCDPVGGLVQIPCIERNAMGAIKAINAARMALRGDGQHVVSLDKVIKTMMQTGADMKAKYKETSRGGLAVNVVEC